The Strix uralensis isolate ZFMK-TIS-50842 chromosome 16, bStrUra1, whole genome shotgun sequence genome has a window encoding:
- the LOC141951007 gene encoding BOS complex subunit NOMO1 isoform X3, whose protein sequence is MLKESNTVVRVTTSNAYAASPLIVAGYNVSGSVRSDGEPMKGVMFLLFSSSVTKEDVVGCNISPVDGFQSRDESLSYLCNVVSKEDGSFSFLSLPSGAYTVIPFYRGERITFDVAPSRLDFLVEHDSLQIEPVFHVMGFSVTGRVLNGPEGEGVADATVTLNNQIKVKTKADGSFRLENITTGTYTIHARKEHLFFDTITVKIAPNTPQLANIIATGFSVCGRISVTRFPDTVKQISKYKVTMMPQDKDKASLITTETDSHGAFCFKAKPGTYNVQVIIPEAETRAGLALKPKMFPVTVTDRPVMDVTFSQFLASVSGKITCLDACGDLVVTLQSVSRQGEKRNLQLSGSMDSVAFTFENVLPGKYKVSIIHEDWCWKNKSLELEVMEEDVSGVEFRQTGYMLRCSLSHAITLEFYQDGNGPENVGVYNLSKGVNRFCLSKPGVYEVTPRSCHQFEHEYYTYDTSSPSILTLTAVRHHVLGTIVTDKLMDVTITIKSSIDSEPALVLGPLKSVQELRREQQLAEIETRRQEREKKGQEEEGTKPPVQEMVEELHGPFLYEFSYWARSGEKITVTPSSKELLFYPPYVETVVSGESCPGKLIEIHGKAGLFLEGRIHPELEGVEIVIGEKGATSPLITVFTDDKGAYSVGPLHSDLEYTVTAQKEGFVLTAVEGTVGDFKAFALAGVTFEIKSEDDQALAGVLLSLSGGVFRSNLLTQENGMLTFSNLSPGQYYFKPMMKEFRFEPSSQMIEVQEGQNLKIRITGYRTAYSCYGTVSSLNGEPEQGVSVEAVGQKDCSIYGEDTITDEEGKFRLRGLLPGCVYHVQLKAEGNDHIERALPQHRAIEVGNRDIDDINIIAFRQINQFDLSGNVITSSEYLSTLCVKLYKSENLDNPIHTVNLGLSLFFHFPPLLRDGENYVVLLDSTLSKSQYDYTLPQVSFTAIGYHKHITLIFSPTRKLPEQDIAQGSYIALPLTLLLLLAGYNHDKLIPLLLQLTTRLQGVRGLGQTGSDTGGSEDAKRQTKKQKTRRT, encoded by the exons ATGTTAAAAGAG TCAAACACAGTGGTACGAGTGACAACTTCTAACGCTTATGCTGCTAGCCCTCTGATTGTTGCAGGCTACAATGTTTCTGGGTCAGTAAGGAGTGATGGAGAACCAATGAAAGGGgtcatgtttctccttttctcttcttcagtcaCTAAAGAG GATGTTGTGGGCTGCAATATTTCTCCTGTGGATGGGTTCCAGTCAAGAGATGAGTCTCTATCTTATTTGTGCAATGTTGTATCAAAAGAAGATGGatctttcagctttctttctCTGCCAAGCGGGGCATACACTGTG ataCCATTCTACAGGGGAGAGAGAATTACCTTTGATGTTGCACCATCTAGATTGGACTTCCTTGTAGAGCATGACAGTTTACAGATTGAG cCTGTTTTCCATGTGATGGGTTTCTCTGTCACAGGCAGGGTGTTGAACGGTCCTGAAGGAGAAGGTGTTGCTGATGCCACTGTGACTCTGAACAATCAGATTAAAG taaaaacaaaagctgaTGGCTCTTTCCGCCTTGAGAACATAACAACAGGTACATACACAATTCATGCTAGGAAAGAGCATCTGTTCTTTGATACTATTACTGTGAAGATTGCTCCAAATACACCTCAGCTGGCAAACATCATTGCAACAGG ATTCAGTGTGTGTGGACGGATCTCAGTAACTCGTTTCCCCGACACAGTCAAACAGATTAGTAAATACAAGGTAACCATGATGCCTCAAGACAAGGACAAAGCATCCCTGATTACAACAGAAACTGACTCTCACGGAGCATTTTGTTTTAAGGCAAAACCGGGTACATACAATGTTCAG GTAATTATTCCAGAGGCTGAGACCAGAGCAGGGTTGGCTTTGAAACCCAAAATGTTCCCTGTTACTGTTACAGACAGACCAGTAATGGATGTGACCTTCTCTCAGTTTTTGGCATCCGTCTCGGGGAAGATCACCTGTTTAG ATGCTTGTGGTGATCTGGTGGTGACATTACAGTCTGTGAGCCGCCAGGGTGAAAAACGCAACCTGCAGCTCTCTGGAAGCATGGACTCAGTGGCCttcacatttgaaaatgtgcTACCTGGCAAATACAAAG TAAGCATTATACATGAAGATTGGTGCTGGAAGAATAAGTCTTTGGAGTTGGAAGTCATGGAGGAAGATGTTTCAGGAGTAGAATTCAGGCAGACTGGATATATGCTGAGGTGTTCTCTTTCTCATGCAATTACACTG GAATTTTATCAGGATGGAAATGGACCAGAGAATGTTGGTGTTTATAACCTCTCCAAAGGAGTTAACAGATTCTGTCTTTCAAAGCCAG GTGTATATGAAGTGACCCCACGTTCCTGCCACCAGTTTGAACATGAGTATTACACTTATGACAC GTCCTCTCCTAGTATACTGACGCTCACTGCAGTTCGACACCATGTCCTTGGCACAATTGTAACAGATAAACTGATGGATGTGACTATTACCATTAA GTCATCCATTGACAGTGAACCTGCCTTAGTTTTAGGGCCCCTGAAATCTGTACAGGAGCTACGTAGGGAGCAGCAGCTTGCAGAAATTGAGACCCGCcgacaggagagagaaaagaagggtcaagaggaggaaggaacaaAGCCACCAGTGCAAGAAATGGTGGAGGAACTCCATGGACCATTCTTATATGAATTTTCATACTGGGCAAG GTCTGGAGAGAAAATTACTGTGACACCGTCATCAAAAGAGCTGCTTTTCTACCCACCTTATGTGGAAACAGTTGTTAGTGGag AGAGTTGTCCTGGAAAGCTGATAGAGATTCATGGAAAAGCAGGCTTATTTCTGGAAGGACGAATTCATCCTGAATTGGAAGGTGTTGAGATTGTCATTGGTGAAAAGGGAGCAACTTCCCCACTCATCACAGTTTTCACTGATGACAAAGGTGCTTACAG TGTTGGGCCACTCCACAGTGACTTGGAATATACCGTTACTGCTCAGAAAGAAGGGTTTGTTTTGACTGCAGTGGAAGGAACAGTTGGGGACTTCAAAGCTTTTGCTCTTGCTGGAGTGACATTTGAG ATCAAATCAGAGGATGACCAGGCTCTTGCTGGAGTTCTCTTGTCTCTCAGTGGAGGAGTGTTTCGGTCCAACCTCCTTACACAGGAAAATGGCATGCTGACTTTTTCCAATCTG AGCCCAGGGCAGTATTATTTTAAACCCATGATGAAAGAGTTTCGCTTTGAACCATCCTCACAAATGATTGAAGTGCAGGAAGGACAAAATCTTAAAATTCGGATAACTGGTTATAGAACAGCTTACAG CTGTTACGGCACAGTTTCTTCTTTAAATGGAGAGCCTGAGCAAGGAGTCTCCGTAGAAGCTGTGGGGCAGAAGGATTGTAGCATCTATGGAGAAGACACGATAACTGATGAAGAGGGCAAATTCAGGTTACGTGGCCTTCTG CCTGGTTGTGTGTATCATGTCCAACTCAAAGCTGAAGGCAATGATCACATTGAAAGAGCTTTACCACAGCATCGGGCAattgag GTTGGGAACAGAGACATTGATGACATTAATATTATAGCGTTCCGGCAAATTAATCAATTTGATTTAAGTGGAAATGTAATTACATCTTCTGAATATCTCTCCACATTATGT GTGAAGCTCTATAAAAGTGAAAATCTTGACAACCCAATTCATACAGTCAATTTAGGCCTATCcctatttttccattttccaccGCTGCTCCGAGATGGAGAG AATTATGTGGTGCTCCTGGATTCTACGTTGTCTAAATCACAGTATGACTACACCCTGCCTCAAGTTTCGTTCACTGCTATTGGATATCATAAGCACATTACACTGATCTTCAGTCCCACT
- the LOC141951007 gene encoding BOS complex subunit NOMO1 isoform X1 has translation MRAWAAALLCALCCALARGSEDIVVGCGGFVKSDVEINYSLIEIKLYTKHGTLKYQTDCAPNNGYFMIPLYDKGDFILKIEPPLGWSFEPTSVDIHVDGINDICTKGGDINFVFTGFSVNGKVLSKGQTLGPAGVQVVLRNAGSDINIQATITQPGGKFAFFKVLPGEYEIFASHPTWMLKESNTVVRVTTSNAYAASPLIVAGYNVSGSVRSDGEPMKGVMFLLFSSSVTKEDVVGCNISPVDGFQSRDESLSYLCNVVSKEDGSFSFLSLPSGAYTVIPFYRGERITFDVAPSRLDFLVEHDSLQIEPVFHVMGFSVTGRVLNGPEGEGVADATVTLNNQIKVKTKADGSFRLENITTGTYTIHARKEHLFFDTITVKIAPNTPQLANIIATGFSVCGRISVTRFPDTVKQISKYKVTMMPQDKDKASLITTETDSHGAFCFKAKPGTYNVQVIIPEAETRAGLALKPKMFPVTVTDRPVMDVTFSQFLASVSGKITCLDACGDLVVTLQSVSRQGEKRNLQLSGSMDSVAFTFENVLPGKYKVSIIHEDWCWKNKSLELEVMEEDVSGVEFRQTGYMLRCSLSHAITLEFYQDGNGPENVGVYNLSKGVNRFCLSKPGVYEVTPRSCHQFEHEYYTYDTSSPSILTLTAVRHHVLGTIVTDKLMDVTITIKSSIDSEPALVLGPLKSVQELRREQQLAEIETRRQEREKKGQEEEGTKPPVQEMVEELHGPFLYEFSYWARSGEKITVTPSSKELLFYPPYVETVVSGESCPGKLIEIHGKAGLFLEGRIHPELEGVEIVIGEKGATSPLITVFTDDKGAYSVGPLHSDLEYTVTAQKEGFVLTAVEGTVGDFKAFALAGVTFEIKSEDDQALAGVLLSLSGGVFRSNLLTQENGMLTFSNLSPGQYYFKPMMKEFRFEPSSQMIEVQEGQNLKIRITGYRTAYSCYGTVSSLNGEPEQGVSVEAVGQKDCSIYGEDTITDEEGKFRLRGLLPGCVYHVQLKAEGNDHIERALPQHRAIEVGNRDIDDINIIAFRQINQFDLSGNVITSSEYLSTLCVKLYKSENLDNPIHTVNLGLSLFFHFPPLLRDGENYVVLLDSTLSKSQYDYTLPQVSFTAIGYHKHITLIFSPTRKLPEQDIAQGSYIALPLTLLLLLAGYNHDKLIPLLLQLTTRLQGVRGLGQTGSDTGGSEDAKRQTKKQKTRRT, from the exons atgCGGGCCTGGGCCGCGGCGCTGCTCTGCGCGCTCTGCTGCGCCCTGGCGCGGGGCTCCGAGGACATCGTCGTGGGCTGCGGCGGCTTCGTCAAGTCCGATGTGGAGATCAACTACTCCCTGATCGAG atTAAGTTATATACAAAACATGGTACTCTGAAATACCAGACAGATTGTGCTCCAAACAATGGGTATTTCATGATTCCCCTCTATGATAAG gggGATTTCATTCTTAAAATTGAGCCTCCCCTAGGGTGGAGTTTTG AACCAACCAGTGTAGACATCCATGTGGATGGCATTAATGACATTTGCACAAAGGGAGGTGATATTAACTTTGTGTTCACAGGATTTTCTGTGAATGGAAAG GTTCTCAGCAAAGGTCAGACATTAGGTCCTGCTGGAGTCCAGGTTGTACTGAGGAATGCTGGCAGTGACATAAACATACAAGCAACTATTACACAACCTGGAGGAAA GTTTGCTTTCTTTAAAGTGCTTCCTGGTGAATACGAAATCTTTGCATCTCATCCTACCTGGATGTTAAAAGAG TCAAACACAGTGGTACGAGTGACAACTTCTAACGCTTATGCTGCTAGCCCTCTGATTGTTGCAGGCTACAATGTTTCTGGGTCAGTAAGGAGTGATGGAGAACCAATGAAAGGGgtcatgtttctccttttctcttcttcagtcaCTAAAGAG GATGTTGTGGGCTGCAATATTTCTCCTGTGGATGGGTTCCAGTCAAGAGATGAGTCTCTATCTTATTTGTGCAATGTTGTATCAAAAGAAGATGGatctttcagctttctttctCTGCCAAGCGGGGCATACACTGTG ataCCATTCTACAGGGGAGAGAGAATTACCTTTGATGTTGCACCATCTAGATTGGACTTCCTTGTAGAGCATGACAGTTTACAGATTGAG cCTGTTTTCCATGTGATGGGTTTCTCTGTCACAGGCAGGGTGTTGAACGGTCCTGAAGGAGAAGGTGTTGCTGATGCCACTGTGACTCTGAACAATCAGATTAAAG taaaaacaaaagctgaTGGCTCTTTCCGCCTTGAGAACATAACAACAGGTACATACACAATTCATGCTAGGAAAGAGCATCTGTTCTTTGATACTATTACTGTGAAGATTGCTCCAAATACACCTCAGCTGGCAAACATCATTGCAACAGG ATTCAGTGTGTGTGGACGGATCTCAGTAACTCGTTTCCCCGACACAGTCAAACAGATTAGTAAATACAAGGTAACCATGATGCCTCAAGACAAGGACAAAGCATCCCTGATTACAACAGAAACTGACTCTCACGGAGCATTTTGTTTTAAGGCAAAACCGGGTACATACAATGTTCAG GTAATTATTCCAGAGGCTGAGACCAGAGCAGGGTTGGCTTTGAAACCCAAAATGTTCCCTGTTACTGTTACAGACAGACCAGTAATGGATGTGACCTTCTCTCAGTTTTTGGCATCCGTCTCGGGGAAGATCACCTGTTTAG ATGCTTGTGGTGATCTGGTGGTGACATTACAGTCTGTGAGCCGCCAGGGTGAAAAACGCAACCTGCAGCTCTCTGGAAGCATGGACTCAGTGGCCttcacatttgaaaatgtgcTACCTGGCAAATACAAAG TAAGCATTATACATGAAGATTGGTGCTGGAAGAATAAGTCTTTGGAGTTGGAAGTCATGGAGGAAGATGTTTCAGGAGTAGAATTCAGGCAGACTGGATATATGCTGAGGTGTTCTCTTTCTCATGCAATTACACTG GAATTTTATCAGGATGGAAATGGACCAGAGAATGTTGGTGTTTATAACCTCTCCAAAGGAGTTAACAGATTCTGTCTTTCAAAGCCAG GTGTATATGAAGTGACCCCACGTTCCTGCCACCAGTTTGAACATGAGTATTACACTTATGACAC GTCCTCTCCTAGTATACTGACGCTCACTGCAGTTCGACACCATGTCCTTGGCACAATTGTAACAGATAAACTGATGGATGTGACTATTACCATTAA GTCATCCATTGACAGTGAACCTGCCTTAGTTTTAGGGCCCCTGAAATCTGTACAGGAGCTACGTAGGGAGCAGCAGCTTGCAGAAATTGAGACCCGCcgacaggagagagaaaagaagggtcaagaggaggaaggaacaaAGCCACCAGTGCAAGAAATGGTGGAGGAACTCCATGGACCATTCTTATATGAATTTTCATACTGGGCAAG GTCTGGAGAGAAAATTACTGTGACACCGTCATCAAAAGAGCTGCTTTTCTACCCACCTTATGTGGAAACAGTTGTTAGTGGag AGAGTTGTCCTGGAAAGCTGATAGAGATTCATGGAAAAGCAGGCTTATTTCTGGAAGGACGAATTCATCCTGAATTGGAAGGTGTTGAGATTGTCATTGGTGAAAAGGGAGCAACTTCCCCACTCATCACAGTTTTCACTGATGACAAAGGTGCTTACAG TGTTGGGCCACTCCACAGTGACTTGGAATATACCGTTACTGCTCAGAAAGAAGGGTTTGTTTTGACTGCAGTGGAAGGAACAGTTGGGGACTTCAAAGCTTTTGCTCTTGCTGGAGTGACATTTGAG ATCAAATCAGAGGATGACCAGGCTCTTGCTGGAGTTCTCTTGTCTCTCAGTGGAGGAGTGTTTCGGTCCAACCTCCTTACACAGGAAAATGGCATGCTGACTTTTTCCAATCTG AGCCCAGGGCAGTATTATTTTAAACCCATGATGAAAGAGTTTCGCTTTGAACCATCCTCACAAATGATTGAAGTGCAGGAAGGACAAAATCTTAAAATTCGGATAACTGGTTATAGAACAGCTTACAG CTGTTACGGCACAGTTTCTTCTTTAAATGGAGAGCCTGAGCAAGGAGTCTCCGTAGAAGCTGTGGGGCAGAAGGATTGTAGCATCTATGGAGAAGACACGATAACTGATGAAGAGGGCAAATTCAGGTTACGTGGCCTTCTG CCTGGTTGTGTGTATCATGTCCAACTCAAAGCTGAAGGCAATGATCACATTGAAAGAGCTTTACCACAGCATCGGGCAattgag GTTGGGAACAGAGACATTGATGACATTAATATTATAGCGTTCCGGCAAATTAATCAATTTGATTTAAGTGGAAATGTAATTACATCTTCTGAATATCTCTCCACATTATGT GTGAAGCTCTATAAAAGTGAAAATCTTGACAACCCAATTCATACAGTCAATTTAGGCCTATCcctatttttccattttccaccGCTGCTCCGAGATGGAGAG AATTATGTGGTGCTCCTGGATTCTACGTTGTCTAAATCACAGTATGACTACACCCTGCCTCAAGTTTCGTTCACTGCTATTGGATATCATAAGCACATTACACTGATCTTCAGTCCCACT
- the LOC141951007 gene encoding BOS complex subunit NOMO3 isoform X2: MRAWAAALLCALCCALARGSEDIVVGCGGFVKSDVEINYSLIEIKLYTKHGTLKYQTDCAPNNGYFMIPLYDKGDFILKIEPPLGWSFEPTSVDIHVDGINDICTKGGDINFVFTGFSVNGKVLSKGQTLGPAGVQVVLRNAGSDINIQATITQPGGKFAFFKVLPGEYEIFASHPTWMLKESNTVVRVTTSNAYAASPLIVAGYNVSGSVRSDGEPMKGVMFLLFSSSVTKEDVVGCNISPVDGFQSRDESLSYLCNVVSKEDGSFSFLSLPSGAYTVIPFYRGERITFDVAPSRLDFLVEHDSLQIEPVFHVMGFSVTGRVLNGPEGEGVADATVTLNNQIKVKTKADGSFRLENITTGTYTIHARKEHLFFDTITVKIAPNTPQLANIIATGFSVCGRISVTRFPDTVKQISKYKVTMMPQDKDKASLITTETDSHGAFCFKAKPGTYNVQVIIPEAETRAGLALKPKMFPVTVTDRPVMDVTFSQFLASVSGKITCLDACGDLVVTLQSVSRQGEKRNLQLSGSMDSVAFTFENVLPGKYKVSIIHEDWCWKNKSLELEVMEEDVSGVEFRQTGYMLRCSLSHAITLEFYQDGNGPENVGVYNLSKGVNRFCLSKPGVYEVTPRSCHQFEHEYYTYDTSSPSILTLTAVRHHVLGTIVTDKLMDVTITIKSSIDSEPALVLGPLKSVQELRREQQLAEIETRRQEREKKGQEEEGTKPPVQEMVEELHGPFLYEFSYWARSGEKITVTPSSKELLFYPPYVETVVSGESCPGKLIEIHGKAGLFLEGRIHPELEGVEIVIGEKGATSPLITVFTDDKGAYSVGPLHSDLEYTVTAQKEGFVLTAVEGTVGDFKAFALAGVTFEIKSEDDQALAGVLLSLSGGVFRSNLLTQENGMLTFSNLSPGQYYFKPMMKEFRFEPSSQMIEVQEGQNLKIRITGYRTAYSCYGTVSSLNGEPEQGVSVEAVGQKDCSIYGEDTITDEEGKFRLRGLLPGCVYHVQLKAEGNDHIERALPQHRAIEIQISCLTFIS, encoded by the exons atgCGGGCCTGGGCCGCGGCGCTGCTCTGCGCGCTCTGCTGCGCCCTGGCGCGGGGCTCCGAGGACATCGTCGTGGGCTGCGGCGGCTTCGTCAAGTCCGATGTGGAGATCAACTACTCCCTGATCGAG atTAAGTTATATACAAAACATGGTACTCTGAAATACCAGACAGATTGTGCTCCAAACAATGGGTATTTCATGATTCCCCTCTATGATAAG gggGATTTCATTCTTAAAATTGAGCCTCCCCTAGGGTGGAGTTTTG AACCAACCAGTGTAGACATCCATGTGGATGGCATTAATGACATTTGCACAAAGGGAGGTGATATTAACTTTGTGTTCACAGGATTTTCTGTGAATGGAAAG GTTCTCAGCAAAGGTCAGACATTAGGTCCTGCTGGAGTCCAGGTTGTACTGAGGAATGCTGGCAGTGACATAAACATACAAGCAACTATTACACAACCTGGAGGAAA GTTTGCTTTCTTTAAAGTGCTTCCTGGTGAATACGAAATCTTTGCATCTCATCCTACCTGGATGTTAAAAGAG TCAAACACAGTGGTACGAGTGACAACTTCTAACGCTTATGCTGCTAGCCCTCTGATTGTTGCAGGCTACAATGTTTCTGGGTCAGTAAGGAGTGATGGAGAACCAATGAAAGGGgtcatgtttctccttttctcttcttcagtcaCTAAAGAG GATGTTGTGGGCTGCAATATTTCTCCTGTGGATGGGTTCCAGTCAAGAGATGAGTCTCTATCTTATTTGTGCAATGTTGTATCAAAAGAAGATGGatctttcagctttctttctCTGCCAAGCGGGGCATACACTGTG ataCCATTCTACAGGGGAGAGAGAATTACCTTTGATGTTGCACCATCTAGATTGGACTTCCTTGTAGAGCATGACAGTTTACAGATTGAG cCTGTTTTCCATGTGATGGGTTTCTCTGTCACAGGCAGGGTGTTGAACGGTCCTGAAGGAGAAGGTGTTGCTGATGCCACTGTGACTCTGAACAATCAGATTAAAG taaaaacaaaagctgaTGGCTCTTTCCGCCTTGAGAACATAACAACAGGTACATACACAATTCATGCTAGGAAAGAGCATCTGTTCTTTGATACTATTACTGTGAAGATTGCTCCAAATACACCTCAGCTGGCAAACATCATTGCAACAGG ATTCAGTGTGTGTGGACGGATCTCAGTAACTCGTTTCCCCGACACAGTCAAACAGATTAGTAAATACAAGGTAACCATGATGCCTCAAGACAAGGACAAAGCATCCCTGATTACAACAGAAACTGACTCTCACGGAGCATTTTGTTTTAAGGCAAAACCGGGTACATACAATGTTCAG GTAATTATTCCAGAGGCTGAGACCAGAGCAGGGTTGGCTTTGAAACCCAAAATGTTCCCTGTTACTGTTACAGACAGACCAGTAATGGATGTGACCTTCTCTCAGTTTTTGGCATCCGTCTCGGGGAAGATCACCTGTTTAG ATGCTTGTGGTGATCTGGTGGTGACATTACAGTCTGTGAGCCGCCAGGGTGAAAAACGCAACCTGCAGCTCTCTGGAAGCATGGACTCAGTGGCCttcacatttgaaaatgtgcTACCTGGCAAATACAAAG TAAGCATTATACATGAAGATTGGTGCTGGAAGAATAAGTCTTTGGAGTTGGAAGTCATGGAGGAAGATGTTTCAGGAGTAGAATTCAGGCAGACTGGATATATGCTGAGGTGTTCTCTTTCTCATGCAATTACACTG GAATTTTATCAGGATGGAAATGGACCAGAGAATGTTGGTGTTTATAACCTCTCCAAAGGAGTTAACAGATTCTGTCTTTCAAAGCCAG GTGTATATGAAGTGACCCCACGTTCCTGCCACCAGTTTGAACATGAGTATTACACTTATGACAC GTCCTCTCCTAGTATACTGACGCTCACTGCAGTTCGACACCATGTCCTTGGCACAATTGTAACAGATAAACTGATGGATGTGACTATTACCATTAA GTCATCCATTGACAGTGAACCTGCCTTAGTTTTAGGGCCCCTGAAATCTGTACAGGAGCTACGTAGGGAGCAGCAGCTTGCAGAAATTGAGACCCGCcgacaggagagagaaaagaagggtcaagaggaggaaggaacaaAGCCACCAGTGCAAGAAATGGTGGAGGAACTCCATGGACCATTCTTATATGAATTTTCATACTGGGCAAG GTCTGGAGAGAAAATTACTGTGACACCGTCATCAAAAGAGCTGCTTTTCTACCCACCTTATGTGGAAACAGTTGTTAGTGGag AGAGTTGTCCTGGAAAGCTGATAGAGATTCATGGAAAAGCAGGCTTATTTCTGGAAGGACGAATTCATCCTGAATTGGAAGGTGTTGAGATTGTCATTGGTGAAAAGGGAGCAACTTCCCCACTCATCACAGTTTTCACTGATGACAAAGGTGCTTACAG TGTTGGGCCACTCCACAGTGACTTGGAATATACCGTTACTGCTCAGAAAGAAGGGTTTGTTTTGACTGCAGTGGAAGGAACAGTTGGGGACTTCAAAGCTTTTGCTCTTGCTGGAGTGACATTTGAG ATCAAATCAGAGGATGACCAGGCTCTTGCTGGAGTTCTCTTGTCTCTCAGTGGAGGAGTGTTTCGGTCCAACCTCCTTACACAGGAAAATGGCATGCTGACTTTTTCCAATCTG AGCCCAGGGCAGTATTATTTTAAACCCATGATGAAAGAGTTTCGCTTTGAACCATCCTCACAAATGATTGAAGTGCAGGAAGGACAAAATCTTAAAATTCGGATAACTGGTTATAGAACAGCTTACAG CTGTTACGGCACAGTTTCTTCTTTAAATGGAGAGCCTGAGCAAGGAGTCTCCGTAGAAGCTGTGGGGCAGAAGGATTGTAGCATCTATGGAGAAGACACGATAACTGATGAAGAGGGCAAATTCAGGTTACGTGGCCTTCTG CCTGGTTGTGTGTATCATGTCCAACTCAAAGCTGAAGGCAATGATCACATTGAAAGAGCTTTACCACAGCATCGGGCAattgag ATTCAGATTAGCTGCCTCACATTTATCTCTTGA